The uncultured Desulfuromonas sp. genome has a segment encoding these proteins:
- a CDS encoding antitoxin yields the protein MNNEELYRRTLALWGEQAQYDQAVEECAELCAALMHYRREKVAPQQVIDELADVTLMVGQLTWMFGADRVGEAVERKRAKLEQLMAQETSEKG from the coding sequence ATGAACAATGAGGAATTGTATCGCCGCACCCTTGCCTTATGGGGGGAACAAGCCCAATATGACCAGGCTGTCGAAGAGTGCGCCGAACTGTGTGCGGCCCTGATGCACTATCGTCGTGAGAAGGTTGCGCCGCAACAGGTGATTGATGAGCTGGCCGATGTTACCTTGATGGTTGGCCAGCTGACCTGGATGTTCGGAGCTGACCGGGTGGGCGAGGCCGTGGAGCGCAAACGTGCCAAACTGGAGCAACTCATGGCACAAGAAACGAGCGAAAAGGGATAA